The Candidatus Synechococcus calcipolaris G9 nucleotide sequence AGCATGGTTCGGCCCAAATTGGGGAAGTAGCCCTATTTTCTAGCTACAAAATTCCTCTCAACTATTACCAAATCTGTTTTATTCCCCCCAATGGATCAGACTTCTATTTTTGGAAATACTTTATCCCCCCCTGGATATGGGACATCAGAATAGAATTTTGGTATTTCGATAGTGACTATCAATTCCTTGATCCTCTGATGCTAGAACAAATCCATGATCAGACCGTAAATGTGTAGGACTAGGAAACAGTAATGGCCACAGATGATCTATGTCAGAATTTAACCCTTCGCATTGGGGAACTGCTAGGGATGCTGCAAAGTTTGCAGTCTCGCATTACTAGCCTAGAAGAATGCGATCGCCGTCAGTACCAATTAATTGCCATTCTGGTAGCGGTAAATTTGGGATTAAATAACCCCCTGACTAATCAACTTTTTAACATTCAGGATGGCCCGGCGGCTCAATGGGCCTGCGAAGCCCAGGAGGATCAACAGGAATGATTTACCTTAACTTTGCCCCAACACCGATCACTGACCACGGCCTGATCCGCTGGCATCTATCCCTGATGAATGGCGATCGCCCGGTGGATCAAATCAATGCATATAGTGGGGCCCCGTCGGCCCAAGCACTAAAAACAGGGTCTAAGGATTTTCCCGGTAGCCTTCGCCCTCTCCCTCCTGGTCGCTGGAAAATTGGCCCGATTGAAGATGCTGGATCATCATGGGGGCCGGCAATCGGGCGTTACTGGATCGATCTGCTACCCATGGCAGGTACTCAAACCTATGGGCGATCAGCGTTCGGTATCCACCTAGACGCAAATCACCATCAACCTAGGGGCCGTGGGAGTGCTGGCTGTATTGTCACCCCTAGGGAAGCCGATCTAGAGCGGGTATTAGGTTGGCTACGGGCCAAGGCAAAACCTGAATTTCTAGTGTGTTCCCATTCAACAGCGATCGCCGCCGGACAAGTAACTTACAACATCACCGCAGCGCGGCGGGCCTGGCTGGATACGATCGCATGGGCAGAGGGAACCGACGGGCCTCATGGCTACCGTACAATTTTCAGTTATAAATTTTTCTCTGATTTCTCAGACCATCCACGGCAGATTCAAAAATCTGGCCCCTTGTCCAGCGATGCCGCTGGCCGGTATCAGTTTCTCTCAACAACATGGGATGAATGTAAACACGCCCTTGATCTCCCTGATTTTTCTCCAGCAAGTCAGGATCAAGCGGCCCTATGGCTCATTGACAAGAAACGGGAAGCCTTAGAATTTTGCGATCAATTAATGATAGGGCCGGCATTAGATCGGCTTTCCTATGAATGGGCCAGTCTACCGGCGGCCAGTGGTAGGGGGCGATATGGGCAACCGATCAAATCCGTTCCCCAAATTAGGGCAAAATTGAATCAGTTGTTGGGGTGACAGTCTAGGGGAAGGTTCACAATTCTGACTTTTCCTCTGGTTTTGTAGTTGGCCGATACGACGGAATCCGCTGGATGGTGTTAGGGTAAGTACGGAAACGCCCCAATTCGCGGGAGGCATAGAATGAGTACGTTGGTTGTCATTGCTTTTGACGATGAGTACAAGGCAAATGAAGTGTTACTGGAACTGGTCAAGCTTCAGCGTGAGCATCTCCTAGATATGGAAGATGCTGCCGTAGTCGTACGAACAAAGGACGGCAAAATTAAAGTTAATCAAACCCAAGACCTGACCTTGGCCGGTGCCCTAGGGGGTGGTTTTTGGGGTCTATTGATTGGTCTATTATTTTTTAATCCCTTACTGGGTTGGGCTGCTGGTCTGGTGGCCGGTGCCATCTCTGGTAAGTTGACGGATATTGGTATTGATGACAACTTCATCAAAGAATTAGGTAAAACGATTGAACCCGGTAATTCGGCTATTTTTACCTTGGTACGGCAAGCAACCCCGGATAAGGTATTAGAAGAAGTGGGCCGCTTTGGTGGCAAAGTCCTACGGACATCCCTGTCTAAGGAAGACGAGGCCAAGTTACAGGAAGCCCTCAATAAAGGTAATACCCCCTCCGCATAGTCGCAATAGGGGGCCAATTAGGTTGGGGGTTCACTCCTTGATCAAGGCTATTATATTGAGTTTAATTCGGGGCTATCAGTATTTGATATCGCCCCTTTTTTTGCCAACCTGTCGCTATCATCCCACCTGTTCTGCCTATGCCCTGGAAGCGGTAGAGCGGTTCGGCCCGTGGCGAGGGGGATGGCTAGGCCTGAAGCGTATTTTTCGTTGCCATCCCTTTGCAGTGGGGGGCTATGATCCTGTTCCCGACGATATTAAATCCCGATCGCCGCAATCTTTAGATGAGTTAGATAAATTGAATTAACTCATTAACTATTGTATTTGCTCTGAGCCGGCGTAGCCGCCCCTATAATCCGGGCTATTCATGGGGATAGGTTCGGATTCATCTAAATTCAGATCAAACCAAAATGTCGTACCCACACCCACTTCGCTGGCAACATGGATCTGGGTATGGTGCTTTTGGATAATATCCTGGACGATGGCTAGACCTAGGCCGGTTCCCTCCAGGGTATGGACTCGATTCTCTGCTCGGAAAAATCGCTCAAAGACGCGCGGTATATCCTCGGAGGAAATCCCCATGCCCGTATCTGATACTTCAATGCGAACCCACCAGGGATGATTATTCTCTTGATTATTGGAGTGGGTGCCTGGCCGTTTCCAAATATAGGCCCGCATAGTTACCCGGCCCCCTTCTGGAGTAAATTTCAGGGCATTCCCGACGAGATTGGCAAAGACTTGTACCAGCAGATCGTAGTTTCCCCAAACTAGGGGGAGGGGACGATGAATATCGCTGTCTAGGTGGATTCCTTTATTGGTGGCATTGAGGTGGTAGGTGCGTAAAATTTGCTCCATGACTTGGGTCACATCCACGGGGCCAAATTGATAGGGCCGGCCTGATTCCAGGCGGGAAATATCTAGGAAATCATTGACTAAGCGGGTGAGGCGATCGGTTTCGTAGTTGGCGGTTTCCAGGAATTCTTGCTGACGTTGATGGGGTAAATCGGAACCGTATTCTTGGATGGTTTCAATAATGGACTTGATATTAAATAGGGGGGTTCGTAGCTCGTGGGAAACATTACTAATGAGTTGGCCCTTCGCTTCGTTTAGCTCGACCTCACGGGTAATATCTTGAACCGTCATGGCGATGCCCTTGGGCCTTTCCCGCTGGCTATCAAAGACACTGGTGAGTAAAACTCGCAGCGATCGCGGACTGGGTTCCTGTAAGGTGACGCGGAATTCCCCTCCCTCGGATTCTCCGGCGGCGGTCTTAAATAGAGGGCAGGTTAAGCGTTCGCATACTGGTGCGGGTAAGCAATTTAGGGCATTTTCCCCCATGACCTGCATTCCTTCCCAATTAAAGAGGCGTTGGGCAGTGGGATTGGCCAGAATGATCCGCATATCTGTATCCAGTAAAATTGCTCCATCGGCAATGGTAGAGACGAGGGTTTCTAGTTTGGCCTTTTGGGACTGTAATTCTTCAATATTTTGGGCTTCGTAGGTTTCGAGCCGCTCTGCCATGTCATTAAAACTGGTAATGAGTTCTCCCAGTTCACCGCCAAAGGGCAAATCAATCCGTTGCTTAAAGTTCCCAGAGGCAATATTTTGCACCCCTTGGAGGAGTTCTTTGATGGGCTGGGTAATAGTAAGGGCATTAAAGACCCCACCCAAAATCACCATGATCCAGAGGGATACAAAAACGGCGATCGTCACATCTCGGGTTAAGCCGGAGGAGGCGGCCAGGGTTGCATTAGGGTTGATCCCGATCGCCAACACACCTAGGTATTCATTGTTGTAGGTGAGGGGCACAAAAACATCGGCCACTAGACCATTGGGGGTCTTATGTTGGCGGACCAGGGGATCATGGCTGGTGGTATAGCGTTCCGGTAGCTGCATACGGCGACGCAGGGCTAGGGCACTATTGACGGGGGGAGCGGAGTAGGGAATGCCATAGTAGATTTCCCCATCCCGATCGGCATAAAGCATGTAGCGAATACTGCTACTGCGTTCGTAAAATTTACTGGAAAAGTCTGCCACGGCACTATAGTTTTGGGCCGCAACCAAGGGGGCCACATCCGCGGCCAAGAGTAGACCTAAATCCTGGCCATAGCGGGTATCGTTCAGGCGGGCATTTTGTTGAATTGAATTGACGGCCCAGAAGGTGAGACCACTCATTAAAATCGAGACCACCAAGGTTGCGGTGGCCATGAGTCGGGTTTGAATCTTAAATTCTGACCACCAGCGAGCGATCGCCCGTAGGATGGTGTCGGAGGTCATGGTCATCGTAGGTGTATTAATCTCATGGCCAAGGAACGAAAAAATAACAGCCTGTAAAATCTATGGGTCATGGCTTGCTATGACTATTATGGTTACATTGTGACATCGCTCGTCGGTTCTAAGCGAGCAAAGTCTTCAATGCGGCGACTATACAACTGCAACATGCGGTCAGCCCAGGTGAGATCGCCACTGTTAATGTACAAATGAATTAAGGGTTCACTGGCATCCGGTAGAACCAAGACCCAATTCTCACTCTCCGGTTCACCAATTTTTATCCCATCAATGAGGTTCAACTGTTGGCTGGGGTGGGTTTCTACTAAGTGACGCATCAGAGATCCCTTGGCAACCCAAGGACAACGAATCCGCCGATGGTGATGGATAATCTGGGGAAGTTGCGATCGCACATCGGAGAGGGTTATATCCTGGAGGGTCAACATTTCCACCAGTTTGGCAATGGTAAACATGCCATCAAAACCCGGATGCAGTTGGGGAAAAATAAAGCCCATATCCGCACTCCCCCCCAAGACAACCGCACTCTGACGTTGACAGGCTTCCATCAAATCCGTGGGATTCGTCCGGGTGCGGACTAAATGGCCACCGTGGTGAGCCACCACCTGATCGACAGCACTGGAGGCCGTAACGGGAACAACAATGGTTTTACCCGGATGGGCGGTGAGAACCAGATGGGCCATTAGGGCGGTGAGTTCTTGATCGGAAACGACGTTCCCGTGGTTATCCACCAGCGTTAATCGTTCCCCATTGGCAGACACCTGAACCCCTAACCCCGCCGAGAGGGCAACCACCACCTGACCCAATTGGGCAATGAGGTTTTGGAGAGCGCCCCCATCTAAGGGCATTTGATGGAGTGTGGCATTTAAAACTACGGCATCACAGCCAAATTTATTTAATAATTGGGGCAAGACCACCCCGGATACGGCATAGGCATAGTCAATCACAATCCGGCAATGGCTGCGATAAAAGACCTGGGTATTCAACCATTTTTCAAAGCCCTGGGCATAGGCGGCCAAGGTTTGGCTAGGGTAGCCCATGGTGCCAATGTCCGTTAAGGTGACGCGGCGGGTGTCCTCACGAAAATAGGCGGTTTCAATTTGCCGTTCTCGGCCCTTGGTGAGATTAATGCCCTTATGATCAAAAAATTCAATCAATAAATAATCCGCCCGATCCGGATGCACTCGCACATGAATGCCCCCACTCACGGACAAGGTATGGGCCGCAAAGCGAGAAATGGGCAGGGCGATCGCCTCTAAACTGAGAACATTAACACCGACGGACATTAACCCAGAGGTTAGGGCATGGGTTACCATCCGCGATACACTCCGTTGATCTCGAGAAACAAGGACACTGGTTCCCGGCTCTAGGGTTGAGGCATAGGCGGCCGCCAAGCGCACGGCAAAATCTGGTGTCATGTCCACATTGGCTAAACCCGCCACTCCCCGCTGTCCGAAGAGATGCCGTTGTCCCGTTGTGCCCCAAATTAAACTTTGATTGAGGATGGCTCCTGGTTCTACCTGTTTGCCGGGCCAGATATGTACCCCTTGACTGATATAGGCCTCTTCACCAATGCGCGATCGCGAACCAATCACCACCCCTTCCTGGATCTGACTGTGGCGATCGACCCGAACATTCCGGGCCAATAGACAATTATTGAGCAGACTTTCTTCGCCAATCACCCCACCATTCCAGACCACCGCCGCCCGAAGCTGAGCCTGGGTGCCGACAATCACGTTATCCCCCAAGACCGTACCCGCCTCTAAGCAGGTGCCCGCAGACAATCGACAGTTATTTCCCAAGAGTACGGGGCCTTGAATTTGCACATCGGCAGGCAAGATTGTATTCCGGCCCACCCAGACCTGGGGTTGAATTTCCGTGCCGATCATTTCTAGGGTGACTCGCCCTTGGAGAGCATCCTGCTGCACCCGATGGTAGGTCTCTAGACTGCCCACATCACACCAATAGCCCTCGGCAATATACCCGTAGAGGGGAATGCCCGCCTGGAGCAAGAGGGGAAATAGATCCTTAGAAAAATCCCGCTCCATGCCACTACTTAAATAGTCCAGTACCTCCGGCTCCAGAATATACATCCCCGTATTCACCGTATCGGAGAAGACTTCCCCAGCAGAGGGTTTCTCTAAAAAGCGATTGATGCGGCCGTCGCCATCGGTAAAGACAATACCAAATTCCTTGGGATTGGGGACGCGGGTCAAAATTAGGGTAGCCTGGGAGTTTTTCTCTTGATGAAACTGAATAGCTGTGGTCAAATCAAAGTCGGTAATACTATCCCCACTCACCACCAAAAACGTATCCTGGAGCAACGCCGCAATATTTTTAACACAACCGGCGGTCCCTAGGGGTTGATCTTCTTCGACAACATAGGTTAAATCCACGCCAAAATCATGGCCATCCCCAAAATATTCCCGCACCACATCGGGTAAATAGTGCAGGGTGACAATCACCTCTTCAATGGAGTGCTGGCGCAATAAATTGAGAATATGTTCGGCGATCGGACGATTGAGAACCGGAACCATCGGTTTGGGTAAATCACAGGTGAGGGGCCGCAGTCTGGTGCCACTTCCCCCGGCCATTAGTACTGCCCGCATGATCGTCTACCAATAAGTTTTAACCGGGTAACTGATCTGGATCAATTCCTTGAGATCGCAAGAAATCGGCTAACCGTTGGGCCTGGGCTTGGGCTTGGGCCGCCTGTTCCTGAGCATTTCGGGCCTGTTCTTTAGCTTGTTTAGCTTCTGCTTGAGCCGCGTGGGCCTGCTCATCGCCTGTAGGTAACAACTGGCCTTGGGCATCACACCAGCGCAACCAAGGGCCGCTTCCCCCCTCAAATTCACCATCCCAAAGGGTGAGACCTAGGTTAACTTGCCCTAGCCAAAAATCGCCGTTCTCCTGGCATTGCATCTTCTGGTATTGCAGTCCCCGCAGTTCAAAAATTCCCAGGCGATCGCCCCCTAAACGCTTCATCGGATCAAAAACAACGTAGTAGCTAACCCGCATCTGCTCGTAAAGCTTAAATTTATGGGTGAGCTCATTCCCCACTCGATTGGAGACCACTTCAATGGCAATATCCGGCGGTTTGCCAAAGTTCCAAAGGAAATAACACCGGTTTTCCTTCGGCCAAAAGTCCTCCGGTACCTCCACATTAAAACTGACAAAGACATCAGGGACGATGGCCGGCTGGTTGACAGTATGGTAAATGCCCACATTGGCAGCGGCAAGAAATCGCTGATCTGTCAGATTGCTATAGAGAACTGCCGTTAAAAGCCGTTGCTGCTTCTCGGAGGCAATGTTATCCACCGGAGTGTCATCCTCTGTGATGAAATCATTGGCATCGGGAAAGCTTATCCCTAAATCGTTGTCTAGATCGCTGAGGTTATCCCCTAGGGCATTCTCTAGATCAGCGGCAGGAATAACAAGTGGCTTAATCATGGGCAGATCTCCATGGGCCGAAGTTGCGCGTTGCTCCCCATTGTAGGGCAGGGATTAAATGGGAAAACCTTTGTTTTTTTGACGATAAAATATATTAAGCTTTGTTAGATCACGCCACTCATCCTGGAAAATTGTTAAATTAGATACAGAAACGAATCGTTCATCTCTCTCAACTCAGCAAAACAGTTTCATCTAGTCAACATCAAATTTCATCCACCTGAGAGTATTAGAGAGACGGAAGTAGGGAAAATCCCGAAGGAACGCGCCTCAGTTTCAGACCACACCTTGTACATAATTGGGGCGAAAATCATGACAACTCTTACCTATCGCGGCGTTCAATACAACTACACTCCTCCGGCGGTTAAAACCCAAGCAACTGATGTAGTAGCGAAGTACCGTGGCTACAATTATACCTGTGTTGCGGCGGTGAATCCCCCCGCTCAGTCCGTCAAGTCTTTGACTTTCCGTGGTGTTGCCTATCAAACAGGCGCAGCAGCTATTCCTACCGCCGTCGCTATGGCAAATTCCGCTGCACCCGCTGCCATTAATTCAGACATGAACTCAAACAGTAATGATCTGAATGCCATGGCCCGTTCCTTGACCATGTCTCACCATCGCGTGATCAAAAACCGTGAACAAGCTCTCTTGGTGCGGACTGCCGAATTGGTGGGTTTACCCGTCGGGGTGGCCTCCCATTACTGGAATCAAGTCCAAGGCAAAATTAATCCTAATTTCCGTGCCAGCTACGATCGCAGCCATGTGGCTCTCAGCTAATCGATGAGTTGAATTCTATCCGTTCAATCATCTAATCAATCAAGGGGATTTGGTCAACCAAGATTTGGAAAAATCTAGGAAGATCAGATCCTCTTTTTTCTAGGTGATTTCTCCTGATTTAGGCAAATTTAGGCACGGGGAGTTGGATAGTTTGGATTATTGGGGAGGATGGGCTAACTCCCCCCGGAAAACCGTAATGGCTTGGCCACGAATATAGACCCGCTCAGAGTCATGGCGCAAGGTGAGCCACCCCCCTCGTTCTGAGGCTTGATAGGCCACCAAGTTGGTTTTGCCCAGACGTTGCCCCCAGTAGGGAGTTAAGCTGCAATGGGCGGAACCAGTGACGGGATCCTCTGGGATGCCCAGTTGGGGGGCAAAAAAACGGGAGATAAAGTCAAGATCAGGTTCCCTGGAAAGGGCCGTGACAATGACACCCCGGCAGGATAATTGGGCCAGAGCAATCAAATCCGGTTGGAGTTGGCGGAGGTGCTGGTCGCTATCCAGTTCCAGAAAGTAATCGGGGCCAGCTTCCCCCATAAATGCAACATTAGGGCCAAAAATCTGCTCTAGAATCTGGCGATCGCCCTGGGATTGGATGGCTGTAATGGCTTGACTGGGGAAGTTGAGTTCGAGCCACCCCTGATGGTTTTCTGCGGTCAATTCACCACTGCGGGTCATAAAACGGGCGATCGCTGATTCTGGTAAGAATCCTTCAGACCAGAGAATATGGGCGGCGGCTAGGGTGGCATGGCCACAGAGATCCACCTCCGCTACGGGGGTAAACCAACGTAATTGATACCCATGATCTTGGGGCACGTCTTGGGGGACACCTTGGGGCACTAAGAAGGCGGTTTCCGATAAATTCATTTCTGCGGCCAGGGATCGTAGCCAATCATCCCCCGGAAACTGGGGCAGAATACACACGGCGGCGGGATTGCCACTAAAGGGGCGATCGCTAAAGGCATCCACCTGAAATAAAGGAATGGTCATACCGATGCCTTCCTGTTGTGGACAGTTCTAAGCAATGCCATTCTGAACGATTTCGCTCTAAACAATGCCAATTTCCGCCTGTTGCTCATTCCACAGGTTCCAATTTTTGTAAATGTCCTTTAGGGTACCATCTTGCTTGAGGCGGGCGATCGCCTCATCCACTTCCGTTTGCAGGGCACTGGCCTGGGGATTATTTTTATTAAAGGCTATGACATAGTTATTAAGAAAAATGGGGACACCAATGGGTTTGAGGGCGGTATTTCTCGCGGAGCCGGGGCCGGTTCCCAGGACGTAGTAGGCCACAATCGGATAATCAATCAGTACCGCATCAATAGCCCCCTGGGCCAGATCATCAAAGGGAAGCTCACCAACATAGCTGCGGAGGGTGATTTGGGGATCCTGGGTCAAAATTTTCTCGGCTCGATAGCCTGCCCCTGTACCGACGGTCATGCCCGCCAAATCCTTGAGGGTGAGTTCACTGTCTTGGTTGGCATCGGCAAACCGAGGATCGTCGGCCCGCACCACAATCTGTTGGCCGTAACGGTAATAGGGCTGGGAGAACAGTTGGGTCTGCTCGCGATCGCTGGTTACTTCCCAGCCGTTTAGGATCAGATCAAAGCGGTTGGCGGCCAAGGCATTGGCCAGTTCAGGATAGGGCGTATCTCTAAATTCACTGGTCACTCCCATTAATTGGGCGATCGCCTTGGCAATCTCCACTTCAAAGCCAATAAGCTCACTGGAATCCTCTGGATCAAAAAAGACATAGGGGGCCCCATTGTCCGATTCCGCTCCCCATTGCAATATCCCTGGGGTGAGGAGGTCAGCACTGCTTACGGGGATGGGGTCAGCCATGCTATTTATCGGAGTCTCATTGGTCGATTCCACCGCCGGAGTACAGCCCCCAAGGACTGATTTCAAGGTTCCTGTCAGGAGAACCAAGCCAGCGGTTTTACCCACTCGCCCTATGAATTGACGACGTTTTAACATCTGATGTCCCTCAGGGTGCCGACTGCCATGAATAGACCTGTATATTTCATTTTTTGGATTTTCATCCTTAGCGGGTTCCTGGTACAATCACGCCATCCTCTGATGTGCCCAACACTGGACTGCTAAAGGGATCTGGTGTTCCTCGCCAATTAAAGCCACTGAGGCGGAACATCACCGCAGCTATTTGGCGATCGAGGTTATAGCGCACACCCAAACCGTAGGTACGGCGATGGTAGTCCAGGAAAACATCCGTATTAAATATCGCCCCAGTTTCCACATTAATTTGCATTTGAGTTCCAACCCGAATCGGGCCGTAGACCTGCTGCATCAGCCCCACATTGACCACGCTAAAATCCACAATCCGGTCAAAGAGGAAAGGGGAGGATTGATTATTAAACGTGTAGGAGTAACCTAAATCAAAACTGGTGTAGTCAAACCAATTTCGGGAGAAATGACCCACCTGGCCACGAAAGCCGAGGCCACTGCGGATGGCTGGTTGGGTACTGCCATTAGTATAAAGGTTGGCAATCCCTGCGGCCCCAGTATAAAACTGGACAAAGGGTTGAATTGGTTCGGGGCTATAGCGCAAGCCCTCGCTGCGGGTTGGTGGCAGGGTATCCCCTTCCCAGATGGACATACCCCAGTTGAAATTGACCACACCTTGAATGCGTCCCAAACTTGGCCGCGGGGGCAGGGTGATTAAATCACTATTAGCGGTGACGTATTGCCCACCCACCAGATAATCAATGGTTGCCCCGGTATTGCCGAGGGGATAGACCGGCGAGGTGAGGGTGCCACCAAAGCTACTGCGTAATTCCTGCTCCCTCAGGGAACCATTAAAAATCCGCTCCCGATAGATGGAGCGTAGGCTTAGCCAGTGATTTTTGCCGAGGTCTTGATCTAGTTGCAGTAGGGCCCGCGAGGTATCCCCCCAATTGCTGGCATCCAGGGTGGTCAACAATCCATAGGCCCCCAAGCGGGTGCGTGGGCTAAAGTCATGGGAAATATCGACGGTGGCCCCGTAACTGTCGGACCGACCTACGGAAAAGTCATTAGAAATAATTCTCTGTAGATAAATTGCCGGTGAAATCACTACCCTACTGGCGTTGGTATTGAGTAGATGAAACCGACGGGTAAAATACAATCCGCCCCGATCCTCCTCGTCGTAGCCCGGCTCAATGGGTAAAAACTCGTAGGGCCGGCCCACCACATAGCGGCGCACAAACACGGGCAGGGCAATTCGTTGATCAAAAACCAGTCGCCCTCCGCGGGCTAAGAGTACGGTATCCCCCTTGGGGGTAGTGGTGATGGTGGCATTATTGGCCCGATATTCCAATTCCGGCGGAGTAAAGGGATCGTTCGTAACCCGTAAATTGGTGGCAATCCAACGCTGACCATCAAATTCAAGGCGATCGGCTTGGAATCGCATACGCTCAACGTCTGCGGTGGCGATCGCCTGGGGGGAACGGGGTCTACCTGGGGCAAATCCGGGCAATCCCAATGTATCTAAGGGATCAACACGTTGGCTGAAATCCAAATCCTGGCTACCCCGGCGGGCATTCACCACACCAACGGCATTGATCACCACGCCCCGATCCAGGACAAGATTATATTCCAGGCGATCGCCCCGTAGGGTTTGATCTCCCCGTTGCAAGACCACATTTCCCTCAGCAACTAAAATCTGATTATCCAAATCCGTTTGCACCACATCGGCGGTGAGTTCGGCTTCACGAAAGCGGATCAGGACATTGCCAATGGCATTAAATAGGCGGCGGAGGAGGTCGTATTCCTGGCGATCGGAAATGGCCTCTAGGGGGTCTTCCCTGATAACGGCGGTATCGGCATCGGCCTGGGTTAGGCGAAGAGGGTTTGGGTAATGATTAGGCGATGGGGAGGGAGGAACCGCTCCATTGGGACGAACGGTTGTACCCAATAGATCCGACTCAGGAGTTCCGGCGAGGGTGTCGATCTCTACCGGCTGAGGGGAAACTAGGGGTGGGGGTGCAATATCTGGGGGGGGAAGGGGAAAAGGCATATCCACACACGAGTTACTGCCTTCGCTACTTTAAGGGATTCTTCCCCCCAATGGCGAGAGGGGTCTAGTCGAGATCCTTACGCTTGGGGTTGCGGGAGGGATCTCCAGAGAGAAAACCAAAGACAAAGAGAAGGACAAAGAATGTAACAACAATATATACGGTGATTCTTAGGGTTTCCATGGTTAAATCAGCGGTTTCTAAACAGCAGCGTCAGTTTTCCATCATAGCCTGAGGATGATCCCCTGCGATCGCCATTTCTGATTTTCAAATAGTTGATGTGGTTTAGGGAACAAAACGAATAAATTTCTTTTTGCCCACCTGAAGAACCTGACCGATAATGTCTGTACCCTCGGCGATCGCTAGGTCGGGATCCATGACTTTTTCACCATTGAGACGCACCCCACCCCCCTTAATTTGCCGCCGGGCCTCACTACTACTGGAGCAGAGTTTGGTTTGGCTAATCAGGTAGGAGATTTTTAAGGGAAAGGTTAAATCCCCCAAGGAAAACTCCGGTAGGCTCTCGGCCTGGGCCATGGCTCCCTGGGTGACGATCGCCGCCAATTCTCTTTGGGTTTGCTGGGCGAGTTCCCGTCCATGGTATTGACCCACCACCTCAAGGGCAAGGAGTTTTTGGCGAT carries:
- the nblS gene encoding two-component system sensor histidine kinase NblS; translation: MTMTSDTILRAIARWWSEFKIQTRLMATATLVVSILMSGLTFWAVNSIQQNARLNDTRYGQDLGLLLAADVAPLVAAQNYSAVADFSSKFYERSSSIRYMLYADRDGEIYYGIPYSAPPVNSALALRRRMQLPERYTTSHDPLVRQHKTPNGLVADVFVPLTYNNEYLGVLAIGINPNATLAASSGLTRDVTIAVFVSLWIMVILGGVFNALTITQPIKELLQGVQNIASGNFKQRIDLPFGGELGELITSFNDMAERLETYEAQNIEELQSQKAKLETLVSTIADGAILLDTDMRIILANPTAQRLFNWEGMQVMGENALNCLPAPVCERLTCPLFKTAAGESEGGEFRVTLQEPSPRSLRVLLTSVFDSQRERPKGIAMTVQDITREVELNEAKGQLISNVSHELRTPLFNIKSIIETIQEYGSDLPHQRQQEFLETANYETDRLTRLVNDFLDISRLESGRPYQFGPVDVTQVMEQILRTYHLNATNKGIHLDSDIHRPLPLVWGNYDLLVQVFANLVGNALKFTPEGGRVTMRAYIWKRPGTHSNNQENNHPWWVRIEVSDTGMGISSEDIPRVFERFFRAENRVHTLEGTGLGLAIVQDIIQKHHTQIHVASEVGVGTTFWFDLNLDESEPIPMNSPDYRGGYAGSEQIQ
- a CDS encoding DUF1269 domain-containing protein codes for the protein MSTLVVIAFDDEYKANEVLLELVKLQREHLLDMEDAAVVVRTKDGKIKVNQTQDLTLAGALGGGFWGLLIGLLFFNPLLGWAAGLVAGAISGKLTDIGIDDNFIKELGKTIEPGNSAIFTLVRQATPDKVLEEVGRFGGKVLRTSLSKEDEAKLQEALNKGNTPSA
- the yidD gene encoding membrane protein insertion efficiency factor YidD, with translation MIKAIILSLIRGYQYLISPLFLPTCRYHPTCSAYALEAVERFGPWRGGWLGLKRIFRCHPFAVGGYDPVPDDIKSRSPQSLDELDKLN
- a CDS encoding Uma2 family endonuclease; protein product: MIKPLVIPAADLENALGDNLSDLDNDLGISFPDANDFITEDDTPVDNIASEKQQRLLTAVLYSNLTDQRFLAAANVGIYHTVNQPAIVPDVFVSFNVEVPEDFWPKENRCYFLWNFGKPPDIAIEVVSNRVGNELTHKFKLYEQMRVSYYVVFDPMKRLGGDRLGIFELRGLQYQKMQCQENGDFWLGQVNLGLTLWDGEFEGGSGPWLRWCDAQGQLLPTGDEQAHAAQAEAKQAKEQARNAQEQAAQAQAQAQRLADFLRSQGIDPDQLPG
- a CDS encoding glycoside hydrolase family protein produces the protein MIYLNFAPTPITDHGLIRWHLSLMNGDRPVDQINAYSGAPSAQALKTGSKDFPGSLRPLPPGRWKIGPIEDAGSSWGPAIGRYWIDLLPMAGTQTYGRSAFGIHLDANHHQPRGRGSAGCIVTPREADLERVLGWLRAKAKPEFLVCSHSTAIAAGQVTYNITAARRAWLDTIAWAEGTDGPHGYRTIFSYKFFSDFSDHPRQIQKSGPLSSDAAGRYQFLSTTWDECKHALDLPDFSPASQDQAALWLIDKKREALEFCDQLMIGPALDRLSYEWASLPAASGRGRYGQPIKSVPQIRAKLNQLLG
- a CDS encoding mannose-1-phosphate guanyltransferase gives rise to the protein MRAVLMAGGSGTRLRPLTCDLPKPMVPVLNRPIAEHILNLLRQHSIEEVIVTLHYLPDVVREYFGDGHDFGVDLTYVVEEDQPLGTAGCVKNIAALLQDTFLVVSGDSITDFDLTTAIQFHQEKNSQATLILTRVPNPKEFGIVFTDGDGRINRFLEKPSAGEVFSDTVNTGMYILEPEVLDYLSSGMERDFSKDLFPLLLQAGIPLYGYIAEGYWCDVGSLETYHRVQQDALQGRVTLEMIGTEIQPQVWVGRNTILPADVQIQGPVLLGNNCRLSAGTCLEAGTVLGDNVIVGTQAQLRAAVVWNGGVIGEESLLNNCLLARNVRVDRHSQIQEGVVIGSRSRIGEEAYISQGVHIWPGKQVEPGAILNQSLIWGTTGQRHLFGQRGVAGLANVDMTPDFAVRLAAAYASTLEPGTSVLVSRDQRSVSRMVTHALTSGLMSVGVNVLSLEAIALPISRFAAHTLSVSGGIHVRVHPDRADYLLIEFFDHKGINLTKGRERQIETAYFREDTRRVTLTDIGTMGYPSQTLAAYAQGFEKWLNTQVFYRSHCRIVIDYAYAVSGVVLPQLLNKFGCDAVVLNATLHQMPLDGGALQNLIAQLGQVVVALSAGLGVQVSANGERLTLVDNHGNVVSDQELTALMAHLVLTAHPGKTIVVPVTASSAVDQVVAHHGGHLVRTRTNPTDLMEACQRQSAVVLGGSADMGFIFPQLHPGFDGMFTIAKLVEMLTLQDITLSDVRSQLPQIIHHHRRIRCPWVAKGSLMRHLVETHPSQQLNLIDGIKIGEPESENWVLVLPDASEPLIHLYINSGDLTWADRMLQLYSRRIEDFARLEPTSDVTM